One Helianthus annuus cultivar XRQ/B chromosome 7, HanXRQr2.0-SUNRISE, whole genome shotgun sequence genomic region harbors:
- the LOC110867246 gene encoding uncharacterized protein LOC110867246 → MRVSLVRRLSKQSDHTAYKKYALFSPFSSCAPSLFKKPSTFLLPPASLLLRGSAFGLPPPAPPSSALSVALSASTESGQKDASVTDGYNGWNKKDRLGIHVGKLNSFHNKALQRCDDFRKPKQSISSAFQKHGQPSQKHKIEYRIRLSTSVILAKALLNGALLFRGHDESESSIYKGHFLEFLKLLGELNESIGKVILGNAPGNNQMTSPKIQKDIFDESRDISKIEQMAVILRYVDKHEVIKERFTALVHVMETSALSLKSGLEVKNTMVLAIWLMIREKQKEKVQEAIGREGVETGSGLNQKLSTARAGYTRWSSHHKTLVRLVQLYPTIFEVLQYIRNSGFNNVHQRQANALQRKDQDIVNAIQMVTATKQQLQTYRLEGFDSLLKDVASFCEKNEIEIFDMEDEYVNPKYKRKMTNITNHHYYEVENFDTVLDMQLQELDNRFSEILRLAEFYLFDFSYEERESLMIELGNYIIIMRKDGMFANVNEIYNLAKRMVETKKHLRYTLVYRLLKLALILPVATARVERCFSSMKHVKTDLRNRMGDDYMNDCCICYIERDLLANVSVDDVIDHF, encoded by the exons ATGAGAGTGAGTCTGGTGCGTCG CCTTTCAAAACAATCAGATCACACAGCATATAAAAAGTACGCTCTGTTTTCTCCTTTCTCCTCCTGCGCACCATCATTATTCAAGAAACCCTCCACCTTCCTCCTTCCTCCGGCCTCCCTTCTCCTCCGCGGCTCCGCCTTCGGCCTCCCACCACCGGCTCCCCCTTCCTCTGCCCTCTCCGTCGCCCTATCCGCCTCCACTG AAAGTGGTCAAAAAGATGCATCTGTGACCGACGGATACAATGGTTGGAACAAAAAAGATAGACTGGGTATTCATGTAGGTAAGCTGAATAGTTTTCACAACAAAGCTCTTCAGAGATGTGACGATTTTCGTAAACCAAAACAATCTATTAGTAGTGCCTTTCAAAAGCATGGTCAACCTAGCCAAAAACACAAAATCGAGTATAGAATCCGATTAAGCACATCAGTTATTCTTGCTAAAGCTTTATTGAATGGTGCATTACTGTTTCGTGGTCATGATGAGTCTGAAAGTTCAATTTATAAAGGACATTTCTTGGAATTTTTAAAACTATTGGGAGAGTTGAATGAGTCCATTGGTAAGGTTATATTAGGAAATGCTCCGGGGAATAACCAAATGACGTCTCCAAAAATTCAGAAAGATATTT TTGATGAGTCTCGTGATATATCTAAAATAGAACAAATGGCAGTCATTTTGAGATATGTTGACAAGCATGAGGTTATTAAAGAGCGATTTACCGCCCTTGTTCATGTCATGGAAACATCAGCACTATCTCTGAAATCAG GGTTAGAGGTCAAGAATACGATGGTGCTAGCAATATGGCTG ATGATTCGAGAAAAGCAAAAGGAGAAAGTACAAGAAGCAATAGGTCGTGAAGGAGTTGAAACCGGGAGTGGTTTAAATCAAAAACTATCTACTGCAAGAGCCGGATATACACGTTGGAGCTCTCATCATAAGACACTTGTGCGTTTGGTTCAGTTATATCCAACAATTTTTGAAGTGCTTCAATATATTCGGAATTCCGGTTTCAATAATGTTCACCAAAGACAAGCAAATG CTCTTCAAAGAAAGGACCAAGATATAGTGAATGCAATTCAAATGGTTACTGCAACGAAGCAACAACTTCAAACATATAGACTTGAAGGATTTGATTCACTTTTGAAAGATGTGGCATCTTTTTGTGAAAAAAATGAGATTGAAATTTTTGACATGGAAGATGAATACGTTAATCCGAAATATAAAAGAAAAATGACTAACATCACCAATCACCATTATTATGAGGTTGAAAATTTCGACACGGTGTTAGATATGCAATTACAAGAGCTTGACAATCGTTTTAGTGAG ATTTTAAGGTTGGCCGAGTTTTATCTATTTGATTTTAGTTATGAAGAAAGAGAATCTCTTATGATTGAGCTAGGCAACTACATTATTATTATGAGAAAAGATGGAATGTTTGCTAACGTGAATGAGATATATAATCTTGCAAAGAGGATGGTAGAAACAAAGAAACATTTGAGGTATACGTTGGTCTATCGTTTATTAAAGTTAGCATTAATTCTACCGGTTGCAACGGCAAGAGTTGAGAGGTGTTTTTCGTCAATGAAGCATGTGAAGACGGATTTGCGTAATCGAATGGGTGATGATTATATGAACGATTGTTGCATTTGTTATATCGAAAGAGACCTTCTTGCCAATGTTTCGGTCGACGATGTAATCGATCATttttaa